In the genome of Streptomyces sp. NBC_00259, the window TCGCCTTCGTGAGGGGATGTGCGGTACCCGGCCGGATTGCCGGCGGCCTTCCCGCGGTGGGGAGGACAGTCGCCGCGGCCGGCCTTGGGGGCGCAGAAGGCCCGAAAGGACATAGTCACGGCAACCCTGGGATTCTGGCAGTGGCCAACCTCACTCAGACACAAATCTGAGGTATTTCAGAGGTTACGACAAGGTGAAGCAAGGATGTCATGATCCTCAGGGCGCGAGTACGTCCAGCTCCTGCAGGGCCCCGACGGCGATCTCTCTGGTCAGCCGCTCGGCCCGGTCGGCATCGCCTTCGCGAACGGCCTCGGCGACCTGCACATGCAGGGTGACGGCGGCCGGGTCCGGGTCCTCGAACATCACCTGGTGGTGCGTACGGCCGGCGAGGACCTCGGCGACGACATCGCCGAGCCGGGCGAACATCTCGTTGCCGGAGGCGTTGAGCACGATTCGGTGGAAGGCGACGTCGTGCTTCAGATAGCCCTCCAGCTGGTGGCCGCGGGAGGTGGCGACCATGCCGAGCGCGCATTCGGTGAGGGCGGCGCACTGCTCGGCCGTGGCGTGGCGGGCGGCGAGCCCGGCGGCGACGGGCTCGATCGCGGAGCGGAGCACGGTCAGGGACCGCAGCTGGCGCGGGCGGTCCGCGCCGGCCAGCCGCCAGCGGATGACGCGCGGGTCGTAGACGTTCCACTCGTCGGTGGGGCGCACGGTCACCCCGACGCGGC includes:
- a CDS encoding FadR/GntR family transcriptional regulator — translated: MTTEGHGLHTHVLDSLGLEITAGEYLPGSVLRTDELAQRFDVSRTVVREVIRVLESMHLVESRRRVGVTVRPTDEWNVYDPRVIRWRLAGADRPRQLRSLTVLRSAIEPVAAGLAARHATAEQCAALTECALGMVATSRGHQLEGYLKHDVAFHRIVLNASGNEMFARLGDVVAEVLAGRTHHQVMFEDPDPAAVTLHVQVAEAVREGDADRAERLTREIAVGALQELDVLAP